From one Nocardioides yefusunii genomic stretch:
- a CDS encoding glutamate--cysteine ligase: MRIDFHSSPSPTVGVEWELALVDRTTRDLVNAADDLFASATPQMASPERLHKELLRNTVEVVTGICHTVGQAREQLRDVLDVVVPAADQLGVDLFGAGSHPFAKWSEAQVTPGARYEELIDRTQWWGRQMMIWGVHVHVGLPERDRVLPVIGGLLNHYPHLLALSASSPMWDGMDTGYASNRAQMFQQLPTAGLPFQFEKWEEFERFSGDQITTGVIEELNEIRWDIRPVPRLGTVETRVCDGVSTLDEISALAAFVQCLVVDLDTRIASGEKIPTLPPWHVQENKWRAARYGLDAIVILDADNREQLVTEHLAEELQRLEPIAAQLGCEEELDGVWRMAEHGASYQRQRRVAEENDGSLVAVVDSVVRELRESLG; encoded by the coding sequence ATGCGCATCGACTTCCACTCCTCCCCCAGCCCTACCGTGGGCGTGGAGTGGGAGCTCGCCCTCGTCGACCGGACCACCCGGGACCTGGTGAACGCCGCCGACGACCTGTTCGCCTCCGCGACCCCGCAGATGGCCAGCCCCGAGCGGCTGCACAAGGAACTGCTGCGCAACACCGTCGAGGTCGTCACCGGCATCTGCCACACGGTCGGTCAGGCCCGCGAACAACTCCGGGACGTCCTCGACGTCGTGGTCCCGGCCGCCGACCAGCTCGGCGTCGACCTGTTCGGTGCCGGCTCACACCCGTTCGCGAAGTGGTCCGAGGCCCAGGTGACGCCCGGCGCGCGCTACGAGGAACTCATCGACCGCACCCAGTGGTGGGGCCGCCAGATGATGATCTGGGGCGTCCACGTCCACGTCGGTCTGCCCGAGCGCGACCGCGTCCTGCCGGTGATCGGCGGCCTCCTCAACCACTACCCGCACCTGCTGGCTCTCTCGGCGTCGTCACCGATGTGGGACGGCATGGACACCGGGTACGCCTCCAACCGCGCGCAGATGTTCCAGCAGCTGCCCACCGCGGGTCTGCCGTTCCAGTTCGAGAAGTGGGAAGAGTTCGAGCGGTTCTCCGGCGACCAGATCACCACCGGCGTGATCGAGGAGCTCAACGAGATCCGCTGGGACATCCGGCCCGTCCCGCGTCTGGGCACCGTCGAGACCCGGGTCTGCGACGGGGTCTCCACCCTCGACGAGATCAGCGCCCTGGCGGCGTTCGTCCAGTGCCTCGTCGTCGACCTCGACACCCGGATCGCTTCCGGGGAGAAGATCCCCACCCTGCCGCCGTGGCACGTCCAGGAGAACAAGTGGCGCGCTGCGCGCTACGGCCTCGACGCGATCGTGATCCTCGACGCCGACAACCGCGAGCAGCTCGTCACCGAACACCTCGCCGAGGAGCTCCAGCGTCTCGAGCCGATCGCGGCCCAGCTGGGCTGTGAGGAGGAGCTCGACGGCGTGTGGCGGATGGCCGAGCACGGCGCCTCCTACCAGCGTCAGCGTCGCGTCGCCGAGGAGAACGACGGAAGCCTGGTGGCCGTCGTCGACTCCGTCGTCAGGGAGTTGCGCGAGTCGCTGGGCTGA
- a CDS encoding intradiol ring-cleavage dioxygenase has product MNRRTPRTWRGRVLPRAHEDVEDQGLAFDVGTLMGRRSLLRAAGIGVVGLGLAGCSDDSDSTRADSGSTAEGELPDETAGPYPGDGSNGPDVLEESGIIRSDIRASFGDADGVAEGVPMTLQLNLSDMANGGSAFAGVAVYVWHCDRNGDYSMYSSAIEKENYLRGVQVADDDGIVRFTSIFPACYTGRWPHIHFEVYPDADAIDDSTNAIATSQVALPQDACAKVYATDGYEASLKTFAEVSLDSDNVFGDDGGVLQLASVTGDVERGFAVQLAVREDTRTEPTGGRPPSGGPGGTPPQGGPGGTPPQGGPNGTPPQGGPNGTPPQGGPNGTPPATPDED; this is encoded by the coding sequence ATGAACCGTCGCACTCCCCGCACCTGGCGTGGTCGCGTGCTCCCCCGCGCCCACGAGGACGTCGAGGACCAGGGCCTCGCGTTCGACGTCGGCACCCTGATGGGTCGCCGTTCGCTGCTGCGCGCCGCCGGGATCGGCGTCGTCGGGCTCGGTCTGGCCGGGTGCTCCGACGACTCCGACTCCACCCGGGCCGACTCCGGCAGCACCGCCGAGGGTGAGCTCCCTGACGAGACCGCCGGCCCCTACCCCGGCGACGGCTCCAACGGCCCCGACGTCCTGGAGGAGTCCGGAATCATCCGCAGCGACATCCGCGCGTCCTTCGGGGACGCCGACGGGGTCGCCGAGGGCGTCCCGATGACGTTGCAGCTCAACCTCTCCGACATGGCCAACGGCGGTTCGGCGTTCGCCGGCGTCGCGGTCTACGTGTGGCACTGCGACCGCAACGGCGACTACTCGATGTACTCCTCGGCGATCGAGAAGGAGAACTACCTGCGCGGTGTACAGGTCGCCGACGACGACGGCATCGTCCGGTTCACCTCGATCTTCCCGGCCTGTTACACCGGGCGTTGGCCACACATCCACTTCGAGGTCTATCCCGACGCCGATGCCATCGACGACTCCACCAACGCGATCGCGACCTCGCAGGTCGCGCTGCCCCAGGACGCCTGCGCCAAGGTGTACGCCACCGACGGCTACGAAGCGTCGTTGAAGACGTTCGCCGAGGTCTCTCTCGACTCCGACAACGTCTTCGGTGACGACGGTGGTGTCCTGCAGTTGGCCAGCGTCACCGGTGACGTCGAGAGGGGATTCGCGGTCCAGCTGGCGGTCCGCGAGGACACCCGCACCGAGCCGACCGGCGGCAGGCCCCCGTCGGGCGGTCCCGGAGGCACACCTCCACAGGGTGGCCCCGGCGGCACTCCGCCGCAAGGCGGCCCGAACGGCACTCCCCCGCAAGGCGGCCCGAACGGCACTCCCCCGCAAGGCGGCCCGAACGGCACTCCCCCGGCCACGCCGGACGAGGACTGA
- a CDS encoding pyridoxamine 5'-phosphate oxidase family protein — translation MFGLDPTMVLGARGARHPHTGAPLGDLSREDCLELLRQHEVARVAFSVVTERGASARIVPVNYVVRSDTEHGVDVVEFRTTSASEMAVNAPGTEIALEIDHVDPATRSGWSVVVAGECRRDLDRFGETTRLGDKAARPWADGRRPMVLTLPTRRVTGKVVGMGDWDSLHL, via the coding sequence ATGTTCGGCCTCGACCCCACGATGGTCCTGGGTGCCCGCGGTGCCCGTCACCCCCACACCGGCGCCCCCCTCGGTGACCTCTCCCGCGAGGACTGCCTCGAGCTGCTGCGCCAGCACGAGGTCGCCCGTGTCGCGTTCAGCGTCGTCACCGAGCGTGGTGCCTCGGCCCGGATCGTCCCGGTCAACTACGTGGTCCGCTCCGACACCGAGCACGGCGTCGACGTCGTGGAGTTCCGCACCACCTCTGCCTCCGAGATGGCCGTCAACGCACCCGGCACCGAGATCGCCCTCGAGATCGACCACGTCGACCCCGCCACCCGTTCGGGCTGGAGCGTCGTCGTGGCCGGGGAGTGTCGTCGTGACCTCGACCGTTTCGGTGAGACCACGCGCCTCGGCGACAAGGCTGCACGGCCCTGGGCGGACGGTCGACGTCCGATGGTGCTGACGCTGCCCACCCGCCGGGTCACCGGCAAGGTGGTCGGCATGGGCGACTGGGACTCGCTGCACCTCTGA
- a CDS encoding threonine/serine ThrE exporter family protein, with product MSQSEAHDVKELNLAIDLCLRIGEMLLGNGAGAADVTSTMRAAAQHLGLRNTDIDVTFTQISMSHQYDPAEPTLVMIRAVPNRGYNYEDLTQVDHLVRDLTAGRIDLYTARTRMATIVSTPPRYPRWVVTVSTGLMSAAVGLALGGGPYVVVIAFLAACSIDRVMLWMHRRRLPMFYQQVAGGFVASVFAVGASLTDLDVDLSVVITANIIMLLAGIGFMGALQDAISGFHLTGTARITEAIIATVGIVAGVSGGITFGKALGADWFYYVPGRTGFEEIGVLMLGAGIAAAAFALSAYAPRRSLAPIAVVAAVASGVWRAISEAGADGAWAAAVAAFLVGLVAYEVSRRCGVPPLVIVVPAMVPLLPGLSIYRGLSLLTQGGFMVSQGLLAMVTAASVALALAAGVIFGEFIAQPVQRESRRLESRLAGPRLVGVFRPRTRARRRELAAQED from the coding sequence GTGTCACAGTCCGAAGCCCACGACGTCAAGGAACTCAACCTCGCGATCGACCTGTGCCTGCGCATAGGCGAGATGTTGCTGGGCAACGGCGCGGGTGCCGCCGACGTGACCTCCACGATGCGGGCCGCGGCCCAGCACCTCGGGCTGCGCAACACCGACATCGACGTCACGTTCACCCAGATCTCGATGAGTCACCAGTACGACCCGGCCGAACCGACCCTGGTGATGATCCGCGCGGTCCCCAACCGCGGTTACAACTACGAGGACCTCACCCAGGTCGACCACCTGGTCCGCGACCTCACCGCAGGTCGCATCGACCTCTACACGGCCCGCACCCGGATGGCGACGATCGTCTCCACGCCGCCGCGCTACCCGCGCTGGGTGGTGACGGTCTCCACCGGGCTGATGAGTGCCGCCGTCGGCCTGGCTCTCGGCGGTGGTCCCTACGTCGTGGTGATCGCGTTCCTTGCGGCCTGCTCCATCGACCGGGTGATGCTGTGGATGCACCGGCGTCGGCTGCCGATGTTCTACCAGCAGGTCGCGGGCGGTTTCGTGGCCAGCGTCTTCGCGGTGGGAGCCAGCCTCACCGACCTCGACGTCGACCTGTCGGTGGTGATCACGGCCAACATCATCATGCTGCTCGCCGGCATCGGTTTCATGGGAGCGCTGCAGGACGCGATCAGCGGGTTCCACCTCACCGGCACCGCCCGGATCACCGAGGCGATCATCGCCACGGTCGGGATCGTCGCCGGGGTCTCCGGCGGCATCACGTTCGGCAAGGCGTTGGGTGCCGACTGGTTCTACTACGTCCCGGGACGCACCGGCTTCGAGGAGATCGGGGTGCTGATGCTGGGCGCGGGGATCGCGGCGGCCGCGTTCGCGCTCTCGGCCTACGCTCCACGGCGCTCCCTGGCGCCGATCGCGGTGGTCGCCGCCGTCGCGTCGGGCGTGTGGCGGGCGATCAGCGAGGCCGGCGCAGACGGTGCCTGGGCGGCTGCGGTCGCGGCGTTCCTGGTGGGTCTGGTGGCCTACGAGGTCTCGCGACGTTGTGGCGTCCCGCCGCTGGTGATCGTGGTCCCCGCGATGGTGCCGTTGCTGCCCGGTCTCTCGATCTACCGCGGCCTCTCGCTGCTCACCCAGGGCGGATTCATGGTCTCCCAGGGTCTGCTCGCGATGGTGACCGCAGCCTCCGTCGCGCTCGCCTTGGCTGCCGGCGTCATCTTCGGTGAGTTCATCGCCCAGCCGGTCCAGCGGGAGTCGCGCCGGTTGGAGTCACGCCTCGCCGGGCCGCGTCTGGTCGGAGTGTTCCGACCCAGGACGCGGGCCCGACGCCGTGAGCTCGCCGCGCAGGAGGACTGA
- the hrpA gene encoding ATP-dependent RNA helicase HrpA, whose translation MSSEPVLPAITYPEQLPVSQRRDDIAAAIRDHQVVIVAGETGSGKTTQLPKICLELGRGTPDENGRTRLIGHTQPRRIAARSVAERISEELAADGIGTELGDVVGYQVRFTDRTSRSSRIKLMTDGILLAELQRDRMLHKYDTIIIDEAHERSLNIDFLLGYLKRLLPKRPDLKIIVTSATIDVERFSQHFADAKGTPAPVIEVSGRTFPVEVRYRPLILVDEDGEDRTDDDGEVVQRDQTEAIVEAVKELSVAGPGDVLVFLPGEREIRDTADAFDALKSDKLEIVPLYSRLSAAEQHRVFSSHSPLVRRVVLATNVAETSLTVPGIKYVVDTGVARISRYSARTKVQRLPVEPISQASANQRSGRCGRVSEGIAIRLYSQEDFESRPEFTDPEILRTNLASVILQMTSLGLGDIARFPFVEAPDKRNVQSGVQLLEELGALSSTKQETKQETRNDAKGTGRGGVRLTRLGQRLARLPIDPRLGRMILEAERLGVVREVIVIASALSLQDPRERPADQQAQSDQFHARFKDKSSDFLTWLNLWNYLKAQQKELSSSAFRRMCKREFLNYLRVREWQEFESQLRQVCKEMKIDLGSATPQDDRRAEQGGKGAVAEALAAAQGGRGGAQNGRGGRGKKPEKEIRNARREGRAERQEEKYVVSDAPIAAEGGVVYDADGIHQALLSGLLSHIGALEEREKPRPGTKPSERRSMREYLGARGAKFAIFPGSGLKGQNPAFMMAGELVETGRLWARQNAAIKPEWAERLGDHLVKRQHSEPSWSKRRASVVANEKVTLYGVPLVADRAVNYGRIDAPLSRELFIRHALVYGEWAELESGRHKFWTRNNELLAEAEELEHRARRRDIVVDEHTLFDFYDARIPADVVSGAHFNAWWKDERRKHADLLTFDLAMLTHDTADEVEAGDFPTQWHSEHLTFPIAYHFEPGTADDGLTIQVPVATLNQVEADDFSWLVPGLREELVVELIRSLPKNLRVHFVPAPNTAKNFLAAVPAGEEPLLDALERYLRSSTGVHVPRESWDLTKLPSHLTPTFSVVAEDGKEAARGKDLDALKAPLRPKFAKAMAEVASDTGVTATGQTTWTFGEIEKSFIQKRAGHEVRGHLALTDEGTTVGLGVFGSEEEAAARHRLGVRRLLLLNLPGAGWLLENLSNTEKLGLASTPYPNVAELVEDLRAGVVLDFVDQTGEVRDGAAFDALLTRAKAEVENGLRAAMADMVKLLGVWRTVEKGLSGRADLYTLPALTDMKAQLARLVGRGFAGEAGALRLRHYPRYLNAIEHRRERLAGQVNHDRMLMDTIADIQDSWLHQVAALPEGRPQHASLREARWMIEEYRVQLWAVHLGTAQKVSDQRIRKVLG comes from the coding sequence ATGTCGAGCGAACCCGTGCTGCCTGCGATCACCTATCCCGAGCAGCTGCCCGTCTCGCAGCGGCGTGACGACATCGCAGCTGCGATCCGCGACCACCAGGTCGTGATCGTCGCCGGCGAGACCGGTTCGGGCAAGACCACCCAGCTGCCCAAGATCTGCCTCGAACTGGGCCGGGGAACGCCCGACGAGAACGGCCGGACCCGGCTCATCGGCCACACCCAGCCACGCCGGATCGCGGCCCGCTCGGTCGCCGAACGGATCAGCGAGGAGCTGGCCGCGGACGGCATCGGCACCGAGCTCGGCGACGTCGTCGGCTACCAGGTCCGGTTCACCGACCGCACCTCGCGCAGCAGCCGGATCAAGCTGATGACCGACGGCATCCTGCTCGCCGAACTCCAGCGCGACCGGATGCTCCACAAGTACGACACGATCATCATCGACGAGGCGCACGAGCGCAGCCTCAACATCGACTTCCTGCTCGGCTACCTCAAGCGACTCCTGCCGAAGCGTCCCGACCTCAAGATCATCGTCACCTCCGCGACCATCGACGTCGAGCGCTTCTCCCAGCACTTCGCCGATGCGAAGGGCACGCCCGCCCCCGTCATCGAGGTGTCGGGCCGCACCTTCCCGGTCGAGGTCCGCTACCGCCCGCTGATCCTCGTCGACGAGGACGGCGAGGACCGCACCGACGACGACGGCGAGGTCGTCCAGCGCGACCAGACCGAGGCGATCGTCGAGGCCGTCAAGGAGCTCTCGGTCGCAGGCCCCGGCGACGTGCTGGTCTTCCTGCCCGGTGAGCGCGAGATCCGCGACACCGCGGACGCGTTCGACGCCCTGAAGTCGGACAAGCTCGAGATCGTCCCGCTCTACTCGCGTCTCTCCGCGGCCGAGCAGCACCGGGTCTTCTCCTCGCACTCTCCGCTGGTGCGTCGCGTCGTGCTGGCCACGAACGTCGCCGAGACGTCGCTGACGGTGCCGGGCATCAAGTACGTCGTCGACACCGGTGTCGCCCGCATCTCCCGCTACTCCGCGCGCACCAAGGTGCAGCGTCTCCCGGTCGAGCCGATCAGCCAGGCAAGCGCCAACCAGCGCTCGGGACGTTGTGGTCGCGTCTCGGAGGGCATCGCGATCCGTCTGTACTCGCAGGAAGACTTCGAGTCGCGTCCGGAGTTCACCGACCCCGAGATCCTGCGCACCAACCTGGCCAGCGTCATCCTGCAGATGACGTCGTTGGGTCTGGGTGACATCGCGCGGTTCCCGTTCGTGGAGGCCCCGGACAAGCGCAACGTGCAGTCGGGCGTCCAGCTTCTCGAGGAGCTCGGTGCACTGAGCTCGACCAAGCAGGAGACGAAGCAGGAGACCAGGAACGACGCCAAGGGCACGGGCCGTGGGGGAGTGCGTCTGACCCGCCTTGGTCAGCGTCTGGCCCGTCTCCCCATCGACCCGCGTCTGGGCCGGATGATCCTGGAAGCAGAACGTCTCGGCGTCGTGCGTGAGGTCATCGTGATCGCTTCCGCGCTGTCGCTGCAGGACCCGCGTGAGCGTCCCGCCGACCAGCAGGCCCAGTCCGACCAGTTCCACGCCCGGTTCAAGGACAAGTCCTCGGACTTCCTCACCTGGCTCAACCTGTGGAACTACCTCAAGGCGCAGCAGAAGGAGCTCTCCTCCTCGGCGTTCCGTCGCATGTGCAAGCGCGAGTTCCTCAACTACCTGCGTGTGCGCGAGTGGCAGGAGTTCGAGTCCCAGCTGCGTCAGGTCTGCAAGGAGATGAAGATCGACCTCGGGTCGGCGACCCCACAGGACGATCGACGTGCCGAGCAGGGCGGCAAGGGTGCGGTCGCCGAGGCGCTCGCCGCAGCCCAGGGCGGACGTGGCGGTGCCCAGAACGGTCGTGGCGGTCGCGGCAAGAAGCCCGAGAAGGAGATCCGCAACGCCCGACGTGAGGGTCGCGCCGAGCGTCAGGAGGAGAAGTACGTCGTCTCCGACGCCCCGATCGCTGCCGAGGGCGGGGTCGTCTACGACGCCGACGGCATCCACCAGGCGTTGCTCTCGGGCCTGCTCAGCCACATCGGTGCGCTGGAGGAGCGCGAGAAGCCGCGTCCCGGGACGAAGCCGTCGGAACGACGCAGCATGCGCGAGTACCTCGGTGCCCGCGGTGCGAAGTTCGCGATCTTCCCCGGCTCCGGCCTCAAGGGCCAGAACCCCGCGTTCATGATGGCCGGCGAGCTCGTCGAGACCGGACGGCTCTGGGCCCGTCAGAACGCCGCGATCAAGCCCGAGTGGGCCGAACGTCTCGGTGACCACCTGGTGAAGCGTCAGCACTCCGAGCCGTCGTGGTCCAAGCGTCGTGCCTCGGTGGTCGCGAACGAGAAGGTGACGCTGTACGGCGTCCCGCTCGTCGCCGACCGTGCGGTCAACTACGGCCGGATCGACGCGCCGCTCTCGCGTGAGCTCTTCATCCGGCACGCGCTGGTGTACGGAGAATGGGCCGAGCTGGAGTCGGGACGGCACAAGTTCTGGACCCGCAACAACGAGCTGCTCGCCGAGGCCGAGGAACTGGAGCACCGGGCCCGACGACGCGACATCGTCGTCGACGAACACACCCTCTTCGACTTCTACGACGCCCGGATCCCCGCCGACGTCGTCTCCGGCGCGCACTTCAACGCCTGGTGGAAGGACGAGCGTCGCAAGCACGCCGACCTGCTCACCTTCGACCTCGCGATGCTCACCCACGACACCGCCGACGAGGTCGAGGCCGGGGACTTCCCGACGCAGTGGCACAGCGAGCACCTGACGTTCCCGATCGCGTACCACTTCGAGCCCGGCACGGCTGATGACGGACTCACCATCCAGGTGCCGGTCGCGACCCTCAACCAGGTGGAGGCCGACGACTTCTCCTGGCTGGTCCCGGGCCTGCGCGAGGAACTGGTGGTCGAGCTCATCCGCAGCCTCCCCAAGAACCTGCGCGTCCACTTCGTCCCCGCCCCCAACACCGCGAAGAACTTCCTCGCCGCGGTCCCGGCGGGGGAGGAGCCCCTGCTCGACGCCCTGGAGCGGTACCTGCGTTCCAGCACCGGCGTCCACGTCCCACGTGAGTCGTGGGACCTCACCAAGCTGCCCAGTCACCTGACGCCGACGTTCTCCGTCGTCGCCGAGGACGGCAAGGAAGCCGCTCGCGGCAAGGACCTCGACGCCCTCAAGGCGCCGCTGCGTCCCAAGTTCGCGAAGGCGATGGCCGAAGTCGCCTCCGACACCGGCGTCACCGCGACGGGCCAGACGACGTGGACGTTCGGGGAGATCGAGAAGTCGTTCATCCAGAAGCGCGCCGGTCACGAGGTCCGCGGTCATCTCGCGCTGACCGACGAAGGCACGACGGTGGGTCTGGGCGTCTTCGGCTCCGAGGAGGAGGCCGCGGCCCGGCACCGTCTCGGTGTGCGCCGCCTGCTGCTGCTCAACCTGCCCGGCGCCGGGTGGCTGCTGGAGAACCTCTCCAACACCGAGAAGCTCGGGCTGGCCTCCACGCCGTACCCCAACGTCGCCGAACTGGTCGAGGACCTGCGCGCAGGCGTCGTCCTCGACTTCGTCGACCAGACCGGTGAGGTCCGCGACGGCGCTGCGTTCGACGCCCTGCTGACCCGCGCCAAGGCCGAGGTGGAGAACGGCCTGCGGGCCGCGATGGCCGACATGGTCAAGCTGCTGGGTGTGTGGCGCACGGTGGAGAAGGGCCTGAGCGGTCGCGCCGACCTGTACACGCTGCCGGCGCTCACCGACATGAAGGCCCAGCTCGCTCGCCTCGTCGGCCGCGGCTTCGCCGGGGAAGCGGGCGCACTGCGTCTGCGTCACTACCCGCGCTACCTCAACGCCATCGAGCATCGCCGCGAACGCCTGGCCGGACAGGTCAACCACGACCGGATGCTGATGGACACCATCGCCGACATCCAGGATTCCTGGCTGCACCAGGTCGCTGCGCTGCCCGAGGGCCGCCCGCAGCACGCGTCCCTGCGCGAGGCCCGCTGGATGATCGAGGAGTACCGGGTCCAGCTCTGGGCCGTTCACCTCGGCACCGCCCAGAAGGTCTCCGACCAGCGGATCCGGAAGGTCTTGGGATGA
- a CDS encoding HRDC domain-containing protein, producing the protein MTQDSAHTETTQTGSEETPPLPLLTLAGGIPGVVDTPAALEAACEAIAAASGPVALDAERASGYRYSARAYLIQLRRGDSGTFLVDPVAFGQKLPQLAEAIGDEEWILHAATQDLPCLNEVGLFPQHLFDTELAGRLLGMPRVGLATLVEEICGLRMRKEHSAADWSTRPLPESWLEYAALDVEVLDVLRDHLAAELVKAGKDEWARQEFTHLLTFKQSVRQEAWRRTSGVHKLRGRRALGAAKALWEIRDELAQTRDVAPGRILPDAAIVAAATAMPLSRTALLGTKGFHGRGAERYAAKWLAAIQAVAAMEENDLPARAPRGDGPPHPRTWIDRDPAADRRYKVARDATLAIAEENTVPVENLITPDFVRRAMWAPPRTRDEAALTAELSDQLRGYGAREWQIDLVISSLVFAVIEADKG; encoded by the coding sequence ATGACGCAGGACAGCGCGCACACCGAGACCACACAGACCGGCAGCGAGGAGACTCCCCCACTGCCGCTGCTCACCCTCGCTGGGGGCATCCCCGGTGTGGTCGACACTCCCGCCGCACTCGAAGCGGCCTGTGAGGCCATCGCCGCCGCGAGCGGGCCCGTGGCCCTCGACGCCGAGCGCGCCTCCGGCTACCGCTACTCGGCGCGTGCGTACCTGATCCAGCTCCGCCGCGGCGACTCCGGCACCTTCCTGGTGGACCCGGTCGCGTTCGGCCAGAAGCTTCCCCAGCTGGCCGAGGCGATCGGCGACGAGGAGTGGATCCTCCACGCCGCGACCCAGGACCTGCCCTGCCTCAACGAAGTGGGCCTGTTCCCCCAGCACCTCTTCGACACCGAGCTCGCCGGACGTCTGCTCGGCATGCCCCGCGTCGGCCTGGCCACACTGGTGGAGGAGATCTGCGGCCTGCGGATGCGCAAGGAGCACTCCGCGGCCGACTGGTCGACCCGTCCTCTGCCCGAGTCGTGGCTCGAGTACGCCGCCCTCGACGTCGAGGTCCTCGACGTCCTGCGCGACCACCTCGCCGCGGAACTCGTCAAGGCCGGCAAGGACGAGTGGGCTCGTCAGGAGTTCACCCACCTGCTCACGTTCAAGCAGTCGGTGCGCCAAGAGGCGTGGCGTCGCACCTCGGGCGTCCACAAGCTGCGTGGCCGTCGTGCCCTCGGCGCCGCCAAGGCACTGTGGGAGATCCGCGACGAGCTCGCCCAGACCCGCGACGTGGCCCCGGGACGCATCCTGCCCGACGCCGCGATCGTCGCTGCCGCGACCGCGATGCCGCTCTCGCGTACCGCGCTGCTCGGCACCAAGGGCTTCCACGGACGTGGCGCCGAGCGTTACGCCGCGAAGTGGCTCGCCGCCATCCAGGCCGTGGCCGCCATGGAGGAGAACGACCTCCCGGCCCGTGCTCCGCGCGGCGACGGCCCGCCGCACCCGCGCACCTGGATCGACCGCGACCCGGCCGCCGACCGCCGCTACAAGGTGGCCCGCGACGCCACGTTGGCGATCGCCGAGGAGAACACCGTCCCGGTGGAGAACCTCATCACCCCCGACTTCGTCCGCCGCGCGATGTGGGCCCCGCCGCGCACCCGCGACGAGGCTGCTCTCACCGCCGAGCTCTCCGACCAGTTGCGCGGCTACGGTGCCCGCGAGTGGCAGATCGACCTCGTGATCTCCTCGCTCGTCTTCGCCGTGATCGAGGCGGACAAGGGCTGA
- a CDS encoding DUF3000 domain-containing protein, giving the protein MSVHSDTRRGPGAVEPPPHFATAVEEMRSADFRSEVQIEDMPAPQRIAPWSAAISADVDVDDDQHGTGRLILLHDPHGNEAWQGTFRFVAYARAQVDPEQAIDPLLGEVGWSWLAEALTEHGADWGNASGTVTRVTTETFGEMADDEATAQIEIRASWTPQGDEHGTPVRAHVEAWGELLCTAVGLPPVQDGIAVIPSRRGQRGH; this is encoded by the coding sequence ATGTCCGTACACTCCGACACCAGACGCGGTCCGGGAGCGGTTGAACCGCCGCCGCACTTCGCGACCGCCGTCGAGGAGATGAGGTCCGCAGACTTCCGCAGCGAGGTCCAGATCGAGGACATGCCGGCACCTCAGCGGATCGCCCCGTGGTCCGCCGCGATCTCCGCCGACGTCGACGTCGACGACGACCAGCACGGCACCGGCCGTCTGATCCTCCTGCACGACCCGCACGGCAACGAGGCCTGGCAGGGCACCTTCCGGTTCGTCGCCTACGCCCGCGCCCAGGTCGACCCCGAGCAGGCGATCGACCCACTGCTCGGCGAGGTCGGATGGTCCTGGCTCGCCGAGGCCCTCACCGAGCACGGCGCCGATTGGGGCAACGCCTCGGGCACCGTCACCCGGGTGACCACCGAGACCTTCGGTGAGATGGCCGACGACGAAGCCACCGCACAGATCGAGATCCGTGCCTCCTGGACGCCACAGGGCGACGAGCACGGCACCCCGGTTCGCGCACACGTGGAGGCATGGGGTGAACTGCTGTGTACAGCGGTGGGACTGCCACCGGTACAGGACGGGATCGCAGTGATCCCCAGCAGACGAGGACAGCGGGGCCACTGA
- a CDS encoding SDR family NAD(P)-dependent oxidoreductase, which translates to MRTFSDKVVAITGAASGIGRALAVEVSRRGAHVALADVDADGLEVTRKLAHAAGARGTLTTVLDVTSAQALRSWADEVVEQFGRVNAVVNNAGVSLTGDLTDLDDADMEWIMSINFWGVVHGTRAFLPHLIASGDGHVVNVSSLFGLVSMPGQSLYNASKYAVRGASEALREEMLVARHPVQVSVVHPGGIRTGIARNGRFATGVDGAETAAKFDTRLARTTPEKAARTIVAGVLKHRPRILVGPDAHVVHVLSTLAGARYQDVAARVSARTGF; encoded by the coding sequence ATGCGGACGTTCAGCGACAAGGTCGTGGCCATCACCGGTGCAGCATCGGGCATCGGGCGAGCACTCGCGGTGGAGGTGTCGCGGCGCGGGGCGCACGTCGCGCTCGCCGACGTCGACGCCGACGGGTTGGAGGTCACCCGGAAACTGGCGCACGCCGCCGGGGCCCGCGGCACGCTGACCACCGTCCTCGACGTCACCTCCGCGCAGGCCCTGCGGTCCTGGGCCGACGAGGTGGTGGAGCAGTTCGGCCGGGTCAACGCTGTGGTCAACAACGCCGGGGTCTCCCTGACCGGTGACCTCACCGATCTCGACGACGCCGACATGGAGTGGATCATGTCGATCAACTTCTGGGGCGTCGTCCACGGCACCCGTGCCTTCCTGCCGCACCTGATCGCGTCCGGGGACGGGCACGTCGTCAACGTCTCGTCGTTGTTCGGGCTGGTCTCGATGCCAGGCCAGAGCCTCTACAACGCCTCCAAGTACGCGGTCCGCGGGGCGAGCGAAGCGCTGCGTGAGGAGATGCTGGTGGCCCGACACCCGGTGCAGGTCAGTGTCGTCCACCCGGGTGGGATCAGGACCGGGATCGCTCGCAACGGACGGTTCGCGACCGGTGTCGACGGTGCCGAGACCGCCGCGAAGTTCGACACCCGACTGGCCCGGACGACCCCGGAGAAGGCCGCCCGGACGATCGTGGCCGGAGTCCTCAAACACCGGCCACGGATCCTGGTCGGACCGGACGCGCACGTCGTGCACGTGCTCAGCACCCTGGCCGGCGCGCGCTACCAGGACGTCGCGGCCCGAGTGAGCGCCCGCACCGGCTTCTGA